Below is a window of Verrucomicrobiales bacterium DNA.
CGTGGCGCGAGGCAAAAGCCTGAAAGCTTTCCGACGGCAGCCGATGCTTGAGGTATCCTAGTATGATCTGCGTCATCAGCGGTTTCAGCATCCCCACACTGACGCCGCTAAACAACTGACGTCCGATCTGGGGCTGACCTCCGAAGCCTCCACCAACAAACACATGGTATCCCTCCTTCGACTCCCCTTCCACTTTGACCTTGGTCCCCAGCAGCCCTATGTCGCCGATGTAGTGCTGGGCGCAGGAGTTGGGGCACCCGGTCAGGTGGACGTTGATGGGTTGGTCGAGCACGACTTCTCGATCCAAAGCCTCCATCAGCTCCAACGCATCCCGTTTGGTGTTCGAACTCGCAAATTTGCAGTGACTGTTCCCCGTGCAGGCGATGAACCCGGTCCGCAGGTTGGACTGCTGCCACCCCAGCCCCATCTTGACCAAGGCCTTCTTCACCGTTTCTAAATAGGCCGCCGGGACATTCGGCAAAATGATGTTTTGCCAGACCGTCAACCGTACCTCCCCGGAACCGTAATGATCGGCCAAGTCCGCCAGTCGAAGTAGTTGCTTGGGGCTGATTTGGCCTACCGGCACCGAAATTCCGACCCAGCTCAACCCGTCCTGCTTCTGCGGATAAACCCCCACGTGAGGATGCGAGCGCGCGGGCGCTGTGCTCGCGATGGCCGGCTTCAATGGCTCCTTCAGCAGCGGGAATCCAAGCAACTCTTCCGTCGCCGTCAGAAATTGATCCAAGCTCCACGTCTCCAGCAGATGCTTCAAACGGGCCCGCTTCCGGTCGGTCCGGTTTCCATGGGCGACATAAACCTTCAGCATGGCCGAGGTGACTCGGATCAGATCGGCCGCCTGGACCACGATGCCAAGATCCCGGGCGATGGCCTTGTGCCCGGTGGCGCCGCCGACCGCGCAGCGGAAGTAGATGCCCGCCGGACGGCCCTCACGCGCTTCGTCCAGCCGCACCGCACTCCAGCCGATGTCGTTGGTCTCTTCCACCGTGGGAATGGAACCTCCTCCGTAGAACGCGATGTTGAACTTGCGCGGCAGATCGTAGAACTCGCGAGTGTTGAGGATGACCTGGGCCATCTCGTGAACCAAGGGCAAGGTTTCGATCAGCTCTTGGGGATCGAGGCCGCTCGTGGCGTCACAGGTCAGGTTTCGAACATTGTCCGCTCCGGCTCCACGGGTATGTAGCCCGATCAATTGGATCCGACGGAGAAGCTCGGGAGCGTCCTTGGGCTGGATATGGCGAACTTGAAGATTCGCCCGGGTCGTAATCTGCACATATCCGGTGGTCAGATCCTGCGCGATACGGGCCAGCTCACGCAGCTGGAATGTCTTCAGCTCGCCCCCGGGAATCCGCAGACGAGCCATGAAGGCGTCCTTCGCCGGAGAAAGGTAGAACAGTCCGTGCCATTTGAATCGATAGGTGTTTTCCTTGTCCGGAGCCTGGTTGGCAGCGGCGTGTTGCAGCAGCAAAGGATACGCGTCCAGTGGGTGCAGCTCGCGCTTGATCCGTTCTTCGGCTGTCAGGTCTTCCAAGGAAGCCTGGCTGACTTTGCCCTGAGCAGCCGTTGCCTCTGTCGGGCCGTCCACCCCTGCAAAGGCAAAGCCCCGATTCTTGAGCCCGGCAAAAAAGCCATCCAAATACGCTGTCTGCTGCGCGTTCAGCTTCTCACCGGCCACCTGAGTCAGACCTAAGGATTCGGTTTTCATGCTCAATACACATCCCGTTGATAGCGTTTCGCGCTCTTCATTCCCGCGACGTATTCCCGGGCGCCGTCCTCGGTCTTGCCCCCCATCTGCTGAACGACCCGATGGAGGGCTTCATCGACATCCTTAGCCATGCGTTTGGCATCGCCGCAGACATAAAAATGCGCCCCCTCCTCCAGCCATCGCCAAAGCTCTGCGGCTCCCTCGATCATGCGATGCTGCACATAGACCTTCTCCGCCTGGTCGCGGCTAAAGGCTAGATCGAGCCGGGACAGCACGCCGCTGTTCTGCCAGTTCAGAATCTGGTCTTCATAGAGAAAGTCATGGGATCGACGTTGGTCGCCGAAAAACAGCCAATTCCGTCCGCTGGCACCCGTCGCGACACGCTCCTCCAAAAAGCTTCGAAAAGGTGCGATGCCAGTGCCGGGCCCCACCATGATCACCGGCGTTGCCCCTTGGGAGGGCAGCCTGAACCCATGGCTGGTCTGGATGAACACGGGAACTTCGGTCTGGCCGGGCACGACTCGGTCGGCCAGCCAACACGAAGCCACGCCTTTCTTGGTCCTTCCATGCGCGTCATAACGCACAGCTCCAACGGTCACATGCACTTCGCCAGGATGAGCCTTCGGCGAGGAGGAAATGGAATAGAGCCGAGCCTGCATGCGACGCAGCCATCCCACCAGTTCCTGGGCCTGCCAGCTAGCCTTCGGCCCTGAACGGAGCACATCCACGATGTCACGCCCATAAAGCCAGGAGTCCAACTCGCGCTTGCGCTCGGGTTGAAGAAGGCCCTCCAACACCGGGTGATTGGTCCGTTTCGCGACGTGCTCCAGCAGTTCCCGCGTAGGCTGGGTGATGTTCAACCAGCGCAGAAGGGCATCGTGCAGACTTACCGAGCCGATCCCCGAAATCTCGACCGTTTCGTCTCCGAGCAATCCGGCGGCAGCCAGGAACTCCTCCACGAGCACCGGACAGTTCGAAGGCGTGACTCCGAGCGCGTCGCCCGCTTCATAGGTGAGATCGGGATGGTTCAGCAGAATCTCTAAATGACGCGTGTCTTTGGTGGAATCAGGGTGGTTCAGTCGGCGGTTCGTCTTCAGTCGCGTGGGGAACGGATTCTGACGGTGGTATGACGCCGTCGGCTTTTCTAGGGACACCACCTCCGCCGGCTGTGGCGCCCCAGGACCTCGGACTGCGGCCTTAGCTGAGCCGGTCGACTCCAGGTTGGGAAGCGATTCCCAGAACCGAGCGATCCACTCTTGAGCGGTGTATTCGTAGTCCACATCGCATTCCCCGGTGGGGACAAGGCGTTTGGCGCCGCGAGCTGATAGCTGGACATCGAACTTCTTGGCCGCTCCGCAGAACTCGGAATAGTTTCGATCCCCTAGCCCTAAAACCGCGTATTGAAGGCGAGACAGGTCGGCAGCCTGTTCGGAGCTGAGCCAAGCGAGACCCGCCGCGGCGTTGTCCGGCGCGTCACCATCACCCCAAGTGCTGGTGATGACCACCAAGATCGACTGCTGCGCCAGCTCGGCCTTGGCGTAATCGTTCCACGGCATGACCCGAGGTGCATACCCCCGCCGCTCCGCTTCCTTGGCCAGCTTTTTGGCCAACCCTTCCGCAGTGCCCGTTTGTGATCCGAACAATACCAGGAGCGGAGCCTTAGGCCCCTCGCTAGCTCGGGCTGCCGCCGAGGCACCCGCCTCGGCCAAGCGATCGTTGAAGATGCCGGCGAGAAACCCGTTGAGCCAGGCTCGCTGCTCGGGGCTGAAGGGGGCGTTCTCGGGCAAGATGGGCAGCATAGGCGAACGACAAAGTCCGTGACGCTCAGAAGTTCACGTTGAGCTGAGTGTAGAGATAATTCGCGTCGGCGGATCCCCCGATGCCCTGGAACGTCTTGTCGATGTAAGAGCCCGCGAAGAAATGTCCGAAGCCAACCTCGAGTTGAGCGAACCGGGTCAGGGCGTATCCCGCGATCAAATCCACCTCCGAGCCCACGAAGGATCCGTAGTTGGAATTCACGCCATACCCCGTCCCGTTGGCTGCGCCTCCTCCCCGGGGAGCGCCCCCGACGTTGTAAAAATTGTCCGAAGTGTTGGCCAACCAGAAGAGATGTCCCTCCAGAGCTATGCTGAGCCGCGCGTGGGGTTTGAGTTGGTAGATGACTCGCACATCATGGATGTTCTGCAAGGATACAAAATCCATGTAGCCATAGAACTTGTGGTTCGTGGGGAACAAGTTCTCAAACGTGCCGTGCTTGTCGTCCCGGGGATTGGAGTCGCCTGAGCCGTGGGAATACTCCAGGCCGATGCGGGGAGTTCCGAAGGAATCCGGGAAGGTGTAACCGCCCTGGAGCACATAGGCATAGGCCAGATGCTCCTGGCTGCGCAAAGGCACTCCGGCCCGGGTATCGTTGAAATGGCCGAACTGCCCCATCAGATCCAGGGTATAGTCCCAGTTTCCAAACTGGCCGGCCGACGACTTGAGCCGTGCCCCCAAGGTATAGATGTCACGTGCGCTGGGCTGCGGAGCCTGCGGTGTCAACTCCGCGCGGGCTGCTTTGGTGCTGGCGTTCCGCGCCAGAAAATAGAAGTCCAGGGAGTGCTTTTGGATCAGCGGCGACGTGGCGTAAAATCCTGAAAAGTAGTCGTAGTCGTTGCTGACGTTGAATCGAGAGTCTTCCGGAATGACCACGCGGCTCGTGAAGAAATCAGCCCCAAACCACGCGTTCTGCCAGCGCATCTTGGCTGCGTCGAACACGCGCCCGATGTTGTTCCAGGCAAAGGCGCCAATGAGACGCTCCTCGCCGTAGGAGAGCTCCTGCCTCCCGACCTTGAGCGAGAGGGGAAACTCCTTGTGGTTGCCCAGAGTCATGTAGGCCTGATGCAGATCGATGCTGTCCGCCTCCGGCCCCCGGCCTTTGTAGACCACCGGCGCGGTGGACGCGAAGCGATCGTCCTCCTGCACGAGGCTGCTGCGGCCCTCCACCAAGGCGCTCCACCAGGGAGCCGTATAGCCCACCCGCAGCCGGATGCGCTCCATGAGGTAGGCGTTGTCGACATCCGCATTCGTGTTCCGAAAATCCAAGGACCTCGGGGCACCGGCGATGCCGAAGTTGTCCTTCAACTCATAGCGCATCCGAACCGAGCCTCCGATATCCCACGCGGC
It encodes the following:
- a CDS encoding NirA family protein yields the protein MKTESLGLTQVAGEKLNAQQTAYLDGFFAGLKNRGFAFAGVDGPTEATAAQGKVSQASLEDLTAEERIKRELHPLDAYPLLLQHAAANQAPDKENTYRFKWHGLFYLSPAKDAFMARLRIPGGELKTFQLRELARIAQDLTTGYVQITTRANLQVRHIQPKDAPELLRRIQLIGLHTRGAGADNVRNLTCDATSGLDPQELIETLPLVHEMAQVILNTREFYDLPRKFNIAFYGGGSIPTVEETNDIGWSAVRLDEAREGRPAGIYFRCAVGGATGHKAIARDLGIVVQAADLIRVTSAMLKVYVAHGNRTDRKRARLKHLLETWSLDQFLTATEELLGFPLLKEPLKPAIASTAPARSHPHVGVYPQKQDGLSWVGISVPVGQISPKQLLRLADLADHYGSGEVRLTVWQNIILPNVPAAYLETVKKALVKMGLGWQQSNLRTGFIACTGNSHCKFASSNTKRDALELMEALDREVVLDQPINVHLTGCPNSCAQHYIGDIGLLGTKVKVEGESKEGYHVFVGGGFGGQPQIGRQLFSGVSVGMLKPLMTQIILGYLKHRLPSESFQAFASRHDIGQLQVLLAES
- a CDS encoding sulfite reductase subunit alpha, producing MLPILPENAPFSPEQRAWLNGFLAGIFNDRLAEAGASAAARASEGPKAPLLVLFGSQTGTAEGLAKKLAKEAERRGYAPRVMPWNDYAKAELAQQSILVVITSTWGDGDAPDNAAAGLAWLSSEQAADLSRLQYAVLGLGDRNYSEFCGAAKKFDVQLSARGAKRLVPTGECDVDYEYTAQEWIARFWESLPNLESTGSAKAAVRGPGAPQPAEVVSLEKPTASYHRQNPFPTRLKTNRRLNHPDSTKDTRHLEILLNHPDLTYEAGDALGVTPSNCPVLVEEFLAAAGLLGDETVEISGIGSVSLHDALLRWLNITQPTRELLEHVAKRTNHPVLEGLLQPERKRELDSWLYGRDIVDVLRSGPKASWQAQELVGWLRRMQARLYSISSSPKAHPGEVHVTVGAVRYDAHGRTKKGVASCWLADRVVPGQTEVPVFIQTSHGFRLPSQGATPVIMVGPGTGIAPFRSFLEERVATGASGRNWLFFGDQRRSHDFLYEDQILNWQNSGVLSRLDLAFSRDQAEKVYVQHRMIEGAAELWRWLEEGAHFYVCGDAKRMAKDVDEALHRVVQQMGGKTEDGAREYVAGMKSAKRYQRDVY
- a CDS encoding alginate export family protein, coding for MNQHRRLHLAPFALGAFALAQTSAVHAQYAPPPPPRPFQGFLNEWLRKDDPYMAAWDIGGSVRMRYELKDNFGIAGAPRSLDFRNTNADVDNAYLMERIRLRVGYTAPWWSALVEGRSSLVQEDDRFASTAPVVYKGRGPEADSIDLHQAYMTLGNHKEFPLSLKVGRQELSYGEERLIGAFAWNNIGRVFDAAKMRWQNAWFGADFFTSRVVIPEDSRFNVSNDYDYFSGFYATSPLIQKHSLDFYFLARNASTKAARAELTPQAPQPSARDIYTLGARLKSSAGQFGNWDYTLDLMGQFGHFNDTRAGVPLRSQEHLAYAYVLQGGYTFPDSFGTPRIGLEYSHGSGDSNPRDDKHGTFENLFPTNHKFYGYMDFVSLQNIHDVRVIYQLKPHARLSIALEGHLFWLANTSDNFYNVGGAPRGGGAANGTGYGVNSNYGSFVGSEVDLIAGYALTRFAQLEVGFGHFFAGSYIDKTFQGIGGSADANYLYTQLNVNF